The sequence CTGGAGTATCTGCCAGTTCGGTTGCGCTTCTTTCATCAATATCGGACTCCGCTCGGATGTTACCAACAGCGGTCGCCAATTCTTTGGGCCAACACCTGAAACCTTTAAAAAGAGCAACCATTACACCATTGTAATGTGGGAAGAACTGGCGGCGCGTGCCGACTGGGCAATTTGCGAACCGCAAGACTGTAACCATGCTCCGATAGTAACAGCTGACGAACTGGATTTCGCTGCTTCTCCGGGTCAGACGGTTTCTCTTTCCGGCAATGCGAAAGATCCTGACGGTGACACCTTAGTGGAAAAATGGTGGGTTCCTGCTTTCTCGTGCACCTACATGGATGGTAAAGCAGAAGGTCTGGCTGTTTCATCAGAGACCGGATGGAATATCGAATTCACAATTCCTGCCGACGCAAAAGCGGGCGACAAATTCATTGTAAACCTTGAAGTGAAAGATGACGCCACTCGTCCGATGACTCGCTTTGCTCAATATGTAATAACCGTGTCGTAATGCAAAAATATTTTTACCTAACTATCCTGTTGCTTTTTATGAGCAGCGGGATAGTTTCTGCACAGTTTTTTATTGGCGGTAAGATCGAGTATAAAACTATGCCCAGCAAAATTCTGAATGAAGATCGTGAATATTCGATATTCCTTCCGAAAGGGTATGACGAAAATACCGATAAAAGTTATCCCATTCTGTATTTATTGCATGGTGGCGGTGCCAGCCATAAAGAGTGGCCCGAGCAGGGGAAACTGGTTCAGGTGGCCAGTCAATTGATCGATTCGAAAGAGGCAACGGAAATGATCATTGTTTGTCCGGAAGCCAATAAAACGTTTATGAATTATTTTAATAGTCCGGAGTGGCGGTACCAGGATTATTTCTTTGAAGAAATGATTCCGTACATCGAATCAAACTACCGGGTTATCGGCGATAAAAAACACCGTGCCATTGCGGGCTTGTCGATGGGAGGCGGAGGAACTGTTGTTTACGCTTACAGCCACCCCGAGTTGTTTAATGTCGCTTTCGAAATGAGCGGTTATTTATACCGTCAGGATATATCTTCATTCGTTGGTCCGAGTAATCCAACTTTGGATAAAATGCAGCAGCTTGTTGAGGATAATAACTGTGTAAAGCTTATTAGAAATGCTGATGCTGAAAAAGTGGCTGCTTTAAAAACCGTAAACTGGTTTATCGATTGTGGCGATGATGATTTCACTTTTGTGCCGAATATGGAGTTTGTTCTGGCGCTGAAAGAAAAACAAATTCCTTATGAACTCAGGGTTCGCAATGGCGGTCATATCTGGGAATACTGGCACTCGGCTTTGTACATTGCTTTGCCTTACATAAGCGACTGTTTTAGAGAAGTAGAGTAGGTGTTAATTGACGATCTTTTATTCTTTCTTTTTTTGGTAAGATTTAGTTCCTAAATATATAGTTTAGTTAATTAGTTAGTTTGATCGATCCGGGCTTGTCCCGGATCGATTTTTATAACAATCTTATTATAATTGTGAAATAGAAAGATATATTATCATAAAAACTCGTCGTATTGTAGAACTATCAATAAATGAATCATGAAAATTGCATTTAAAAAAAGGCTAAAGACAACAACTTCTAATGAACGATTTCATTGTAACGGATATGAAATTGCTAATTGGAAATCAGTAAGAAGAAGATTCTTGTTACCGGTAATTTTTGTAATGATTTCATTTTCAGTTTTTGCCCAACAGGAAAAGGGAACCGTAATTATTGATACAATTTATTCCCCCAATTTAGAAAATGATTTTGGAGAGAATCCAAAGCGAGCTGTTTCTGTGTATCTTCCTCCCAACTATCAAAACAGTGATCAACGTTACCCGGTTATCTATTTTCTACATGGTTTTATGGGAGATAACCAGATGATGGATATGATGTCTGATTTACTTGATTTTGCCATTGCTACCAATAGAATTAAACCTTTTATAATGGTTATTCCCGACGAAAAAACCACTTACGACGGGAGTTTTTACAGTAACTCCGGAGTGTTTGGAAACTGGGAAGATTTTACAGCATTCGATTTGGTAAAGTATATGGATGAAAATTACCGTACGATCCCGCAAAAGGAAAGTCGAGGAATTACCGGCCACAGCATGGGCGGCTACGGTGCTTTAAAAATTGCCATGCATCATCCCGATATATTTAATACGGTTTATGCAATTAGTCCGGGTGCTTTAACGATTGTTGCTGAATATGGTCCCAACAGTAATACCTTTAGAGAATTGTCGACAATGAAGACCATTGATGATTTGAAAAAATCATATTTTGGTAGTGTGATGATGGCTTTTGGCCGTGCATGGTCGCCTAATCCCGACAACCCCCCGTTTTTCTGTGATTTCCCTTTTATGTATGACGGAGATGAGCTCACTGTTAACCATGATGTATTGCAAAAATGGTACGAAAATATGCCCGTTCATATGATTGATGATAATCTGGAAAATCTGCAGCAACTAAAAGCAATCAAGCTGGACTGGGGGAGAAATGCAGGTGACAGATTTACTCTGCAGTGTGATATGTTTAGTCAGCGACTAGAAAATGTTGGTATCACTCATTTCGCTGAAGAATACATAGGAACCCATGGAAGTGGAATTTATACAAAAGAGGGACGTATTCCACAACAGGTATTACCATTTTTCGATTTGTACCTGGATTTTAATAGTGAAGCGTACGAATAATTCTCTACATAAGTTTAAAGATCATATTGAGTATTTTATCCTTTGTTTTTAATGTTAATAGTTTATAAATAATCTATTTAATAGCGACTCTTGAACGCATGACATATTCATTTGCTAAATTAAAGATGCAATTAAAGTGAAGAAATATTACCGGATAACAGATGGGTAATTTCTTTAAGTTTAACCATGGTATTTGCCCCGCTGCTTTTTCTGTATTTGAAATACGTAACCAAAGATTAAAAATTCAAAAACAAGCAATATTCTGGAATCGGGAGCTGTACCGGTTTTTGTAATAATCAGGTTGGAAACGGATCTATGTCAACCAATGCTACAGTTAATAGCATCGTTTATTAGACAATATCAAACGATACCAATGGAAATGAAATAAATGATAGATTGTGTCAATTTTCTAATTTGGTGCAACTTATAGTTCTGGTGTTATATTGAAAATAATCATTTAGTTATTGCAAAGGCACTTGTCTCGGAAGACGCCATCGCGGATGAAACATTTCATATCTTATAAGAAAATAAGACTTGTAAAAAATTGAAGGGAAAATTTGTTAATCTAAATATTTTCTTGTTAGTTTAGTGGAAAATATATTCAGCTAAATATTTTCCGATTATTCAATTATGAAAGATAGAATTATATCAAAAGCTTCAGACGAATTCCTGCAAAAAGGAGTACGAAACATGTCGGTACAAAGTCTGGTTGTTTTGTTGGGAATATCAACCAAAACCTTTTACAAATATTTTAAGAACAAAGAAGAACTACTTGAAGAAGTTTTAACACTGCATTATAACCAACAATTTAAGTTAATTCAGGAATATTCAAAAGAACAAAATCCGGTATTTGTTTTCTTAAAGGTGTGGATGAAAGCTTTTCAGGTAGATAATGATGTAAACAATAAATTTTATTCCGATATACATAATTACTATCCCGAACTTGAACGAAGAGTGGAGTCAAGAGTAAGCAATACTTTTTGGTTAGAGTTTCAGCGGTTGATTCAAGCCGGAATCAATGAGGGATTGTTTCTGAAAAATATCTTACCCGAAGTAGTTATGGAGTCGATAGCGGTTTTATACGGTACAGCAGTTCGTACAGACCAGTTTGTTAAGTTTCAGATTTCTGCTGACCAGGCGTTTCTGAATACGGTGGCTCTTGTAATTCGAGGAATTTGTACCCTAAAGGGGGGGATTTACTTTGACAACTATTTTGAAGCTCATCAAAAATAGAGATATAACTTAAAATCAATAAAGAGAGTTTGAAACAGAGTTTATTAATTATCAAAAAACCAGAATTATGAAAAAAGTAAGAATGATTTTGTCAACTGTATTTATTCTTGTAGTAGCCATTAGTGCACAGGCTCAGGATTCCGATCCGGATTATTTTGCCGGCGACTGGAAAGTTGTTTTAAAAGGCACTCCAAGCGGCGATGCAGAGATGGTCATGCACCTTGAAAGAGTAGATGGAAAATTGACTGGAGAAATGCGAGCTGAAGGTATAGACCCATCAAAATTTAAAACAGTTTCAGAAAAAGAAGCAGAGATTACTGTAAATTATATGACTATGGGATATGATATTAATATCACATTTAAGAAAGTTGACGACAATAATCTGAAAGGCAGTTTAATGGGCATGTTTGATGCCACCGGCGAAAGAATAGTCGAATAGTTGAATGTGGAAAGGAGGCGTTGTGCCTCCTTTTCTTTTGTAATCACTTTATGTAACATTCTTGATGATTAAAATTATTCCAAGATAAAAATAGTGAGATTATAAAACCTCAATAATTCGATATTAAAATATCTTACAAGCAGAAAATCGACATAAACGAATTAAATGATATGAAAATAAACAACCTTACCTTATTGATTGCGATGGCTCTTTTAGTAAGCCTGTTTTCATGTTCGCAAAACGATAATGAAACCCATAATGAGAATTTATACGCAGAATTTAAAAACCCAGGGAAAGAAGCACGCCCTCGTGTTTGGTGGCACTGGATGAACGGTAATGTTACCAAAGACGGTATAAATAAAGACCTGCACTGGATGAAGAAAAGTGGTATTGGAGGTTTTCAGAATTTCGATGCAGGATTGATGACTCCTCAAATTGTTGAGAAAAGGCTAACGTATATGACACCCGAATGGAAGGATGCCTTTAAATATGCCACTAACCTGGCAGATTCACTTGATCTGGAAATGGCGATTGCCGGTTCTCCGGGCTGGAGCCAGACCGGTGGCCCCTGGGTGGAGCCAAAAGATGGAATGAAGAAACTGGTTTGGAGAGAGCTTCGTGTGGAAGGAGGTCAATCATTTAATAAGAAACTGCCAGAACCATATACAACATCAGGTACTTTTCAGAATATACCCATGTCTGGGGAAATGGCTTTAACAGGCGCTGATGCAGAACATGCTCCTGAATATTATCAGGATGTTGCCGTTCTCGCGTATAGGCTCCCTGAAAATGATATCACGCTAGCTCAATTAAATCCAAAAGTTAGTTCAAGTGGTGGAAGTTTTGAATTAGTACAGTTAACTGACGGTGATTTGGCTACTACACAACTGCTCCCGGTAACCAAACAGGGAGATTATGCCTGGATTCAGTTTGAATTTCCACAAGCACAAACAATCAGATCGATTTCTATCGTTGGAGGAGGGGTAAGAGAGCAGTGGGGAGCTGTGCCTCCGCCTGACACCCGAAATTTACAAGCAAGCGATAACGGAAAGGATTTTAGGGATGTTTGTGCGTTACCGCTTGGAGGCGTTGAGCAACAAACAATTGCTATTCCGGAAACAACAGCAAAATATTTCAGAATAAACTTTCAAAATCCACCTGCTTCAGAGTTTGCCAGTTTAGCGGCTATATTCGGCGGACAAACGGAAGAAGTAAAAGGTACCGGGATCGCAGAAATTGTTTTAAGCCCGATAACGCGTATTAATCATGCCGAAGAGAAAGCTGGATTTGCTGCAGAATTTGACCTGAGTGAGTACCCAACACCTGAAGCGAATGAGGCGATTGATCAAAGTACAGTGGTTGATCTCACGGATAACATGAGTGAGGACGGAACATTGAACTGGGATATTCCTGAAGGAAACTGGAAGATTGTTCGTTATGGTTATTCACTTACCGGAAAGGAAAACCATCCCGCATCGCCTGAGGCAACAGGATTGGAAGTGGATAAAATTGATGGTCGGGCAGTAAGGGATTATTTCAATAATTACCTCGATCAATACAAAGATGCAACAGGAGGTTTGATGGGCGAGAAAGGATTGCAATACATCATTACCGATAGTTATGAAGCAGGGCAAATGACCTGGACACCTTTGATGGCACAAGAATTTGAAACACGCAGAGGATACAACCTGATTCCCTGGTTACCCGTTTTAACCGGGGAGATTATCGAAAGCTCTGAAGCCAGCGAAAAGTTTCTCTGGGATTGGAGAAAAACCATTGGTGAAATGATTGCGGAATATCATTACGATCAGTTGACGGATATTTTAGCAGAACGTGGCATGGCTCGCTATACAGAATCACATGAAAACGGTCGTCTTTATTTGGTTGATGGAATGGATGCCAAACGAAAAGCAGCAGTTCCCATGTCGGCGATGTGGGTGCCGGGTGGGGCAGGATCAGCTTTACCGATGGCTCAGGCAGATATTCGTGAGTCAGCTTCAGTGGCACATATCTATGGTAAAAAATATGTTGCGGCCGAATCACTTACTGCTATGGGATTAATGGGGAATGCATGGTCGTACTGCCCCGAAAACCTGAAACCGACTGCCGACCTGGAACTGGCAAATGGATTGAACCGTTTTGTAATCCACACTTCTGTGCACCAACCTGTTGATGATAAAATTCCGGGTTTGGGATTGATGATCTTTGGTCAGTGGTTTAACCGTCACGATACCTGGTCGGAGCAAGCCAAAGCATGGACCGATTACCTGGCACGTAGTTCGTACCTCCTGCAGCAAGGTAATTTTGTGGCGGATGTTGTGTATTATTATGGTGAAGACAATAACATAACCGGCTTATTCGGGCACCAGCTACCGGATATTCCCAAAGGTTATAATTTCGACTTTATCAATCCTGATGCATTGATTAATTTATTGGCGGTTGAAGATGGAAAATTAGTAACGCCAAGTGGAATGACATATAAGATTCTGGCTCTTGACGATAACACCAAAACCATGTCGTTACCTGTTCTCCGGAAACTGGCGAAACTGGCGAATGACGGAGCAATTATTGTTGGATCACGTCCTGTGCAAAAGGCCGGTTTGCAGGGCGGTGAAGAAGAGTTTAAGCAACTGGTGGATGAGATTTGGAATACTGGAAAATCAACTGTTCATGAAAATGAAAGCATGGAGCAGGTGTTACGTTCATTGAATCTGAATCCGGACTTCAGCTATTACGCAGATAGTGATCTGGAATTACTGAATGTTCACAGAAAAGTTGGTAATACAGATATATACTGGGTGAATAACAGGAGTAACAATTTTGAATCAGTAAAAGCAACATTCCGGGTATCGGGTAAAAAACCTGAAATCTGGCATCCCGAGACAGGTGACAAGGAAGATATTTCGTACACGATTGGCAATGGAATGACAACTGTAACGCTTGATCTGACTCCAAACGATGCCGTATTTGTGGTCTTCGATCAAGCAACAAAAGAGAAGCAGGTTGAACTTCCGAAAAAGGTAAAAGAAGAAGTTAAAACGATAGAAGGACCATGGGATATTGCTTTCCAGCCAGACAGGGGAGCACCTGCAAACGCAACGTTTGAAAAATTGGAGTCTTATACCGAAAATGCTGATAAGGGAATCAAATACTTTTCAGGAACCGCCACCTACACCAATACTTTTGAGCTTGCTGATGAGGATATTCAGTCGGGCAAACTGAGTGTGGATTTGGGAGATGTAAAAAATCTTGCTGAAGTAACGGTTAATGGCAAAAATCTTGGAGTAATCTGGAAAAAGCCATTTAAAATCGATATTTCCGATGTTGCTCAGCCAGGCGAGAACACACTGGAAGTAAAAGTGATCAATTTGTGGGTAAATCGTTTAATTGGGGATTTACAACCCGATGCTACAGAAAAGTTCACCTATACAACTATGTCATTTTACCAGGCAAATTCTCCGCTTCTTTCATCCGGATTATTAGGACCGGTTAAAGTTATTGGATCTAAATAAGCTAAAGAATAACTTACGAAAGAGGCATAATAAACAGGCTGTTATGTTAGCGCATAACGGCCTGGTTTTTATGCTACCTACTTATCTCTATATGATAAAATTTAATAACAAAGGAAAATTATTGTCGATCTGTTTCGCCGCTCAACAATTTAAATGACCTAATTTAATTTCAACCTGAGGCTTTCTATCCTGAGGAACCTTTAGCCAATGTAATGCTGCTTCAAGATTGGAAAAAACCTGGTATTTTGAAGAATGTCGGTAATTTCTAACGTAGTGTACGGCTTTATTGAGTTGTGACTCGGATGCCAGAATGGCAAATTTATTCAATCCCGTATCATCGATATTATCAAAAACGAAGTTGCTTAGATCCTCGATCTCTTCAAAATTTAATCCAGTAGTTGCATTTCTAATATCAATTAAGATGAAATATTCCTTGCTAAAAAAAGGATTGCTTTTTAGTGTTGATATTACCCGCTCAACACTTTGCTGGTTAAGCAAATCGTTATGCGAAACAATTATTAAGCCTAAACTTTCAACGATATGAACATTTTCATTGGAAGACAACATCTCTACTTATTTGATAACAGGAATCAAAGAAAGCGAATTTTTCCGTTAATGCGCAATGTTGATATTTCAGATGACTGTCTACTTATTGATTATTTTCCAGAAACTGCAGGTAGTAATCACTTACTGCCCGGGATTGAATAAATAAAGAGTTTTGTATAAAAATGGAATTTTTCATCAGGGAATAGCCTTAATGTCAGATCTGCGTTGGAGGGGAGATCTTTTTATTCACGTCCAAAGCTGAAAGCTTTTCGGAGTATGAAAGTAGGACAATTTAGATTTTGTTGGTCTTTGTGTATGGTATGTCATTCATATATGTGTTTAAACTAAATAATAAATTGAAAAATATTCCGAAAGTCAACTGATTGCCAGAATACTTTTAAATAGTTCATCGGAGAAACAATCCCGCCTTGTATTCCGAACCCTGAGTCCCCGGAACCACATGCAGGTAATTTTTTTGTGTTGGATCTTTTACAATTTGCAATTCACCTTCTTTCTTAATCACTACATCGTTGCCATATTTCACTCTTCCCGGATCGGCCGGATCGCCGTAACCAAATGCGCCGCCGCCAATATTTACAAAGGAATTATAGCCAACTACCATCGAGTTAGAGAAAGTAAACGTACGTTTGTCATTGTATCCTGCTTCCCAAAATACGTTGATGTTGCTAACCACGTTGTTATAGAATTTAAAATCATCGGCCACGGTCCATGTCCAGACACCACCGCCATAATTGTCGATTAGCAGGTTATGGTGCATTTCGCAGCGTTCGGCCGGAGCATCCGAAAACCAGTAGACCACTGCATCTTTGCATTGGTAAAAAACACAATGGTCGACCACAATTCCCGGACCGCTGGCCAGCACAGCCAAATGATTCGGAATCACATGTTCGTCGCCCACAAAAAGGCACTGTGTTACGCGTAAATCGTCAAGGTGTTTTCCTTCGCGTACAATCGGGTAAGCTCTGCGTACCATTCCTTCTTTTGGACGTTCAACCACCGGAGTGCCCAAAATCCGCAGCCCCTGAATGGTAACATGACTTGTTTCAATCTGTATTCCATAGGCCGCTCCTCCCAGCGGGTCATCGTTTCCGTAAGGTTTAAAATCAAGAGGCATGGTGCAAACAATTACCGGCATTTGTCCGGGATTCCAATCTTCATCATCGGGTAGTACTTCGGCACGGATGGTTAGCCGTTCTTCAGCAGAAAAGTGCCAGTTAACCGGATGAAATAGGGCAGTGGCATCAAGGCCGTAAATACCTTCTGTCAGGATTACATTAATGCTGCCCTTGCCGTTTGCTTTATTGACCATTTCTGCAGCTTTGTTCAGTGTTCTAATCGGTTG comes from uncultured Draconibacterium sp. and encodes:
- a CDS encoding alpha/beta hydrolase-fold protein, producing MKIAFKKRLKTTTSNERFHCNGYEIANWKSVRRRFLLPVIFVMISFSVFAQQEKGTVIIDTIYSPNLENDFGENPKRAVSVYLPPNYQNSDQRYPVIYFLHGFMGDNQMMDMMSDLLDFAIATNRIKPFIMVIPDEKTTYDGSFYSNSGVFGNWEDFTAFDLVKYMDENYRTIPQKESRGITGHSMGGYGALKIAMHHPDIFNTVYAISPGALTIVAEYGPNSNTFRELSTMKTIDDLKKSYFGSVMMAFGRAWSPNPDNPPFFCDFPFMYDGDELTVNHDVLQKWYENMPVHMIDDNLENLQQLKAIKLDWGRNAGDRFTLQCDMFSQRLENVGITHFAEEYIGTHGSGIYTKEGRIPQQVLPFFDLYLDFNSEAYE
- a CDS encoding TetR/AcrR family transcriptional regulator translates to MKDRIISKASDEFLQKGVRNMSVQSLVVLLGISTKTFYKYFKNKEELLEEVLTLHYNQQFKLIQEYSKEQNPVFVFLKVWMKAFQVDNDVNNKFYSDIHNYYPELERRVESRVSNTFWLEFQRLIQAGINEGLFLKNILPEVVMESIAVLYGTAVRTDQFVKFQISADQAFLNTVALVIRGICTLKGGIYFDNYFEAHQK
- a CDS encoding glycosyl hydrolase; this encodes MKINNLTLLIAMALLVSLFSCSQNDNETHNENLYAEFKNPGKEARPRVWWHWMNGNVTKDGINKDLHWMKKSGIGGFQNFDAGLMTPQIVEKRLTYMTPEWKDAFKYATNLADSLDLEMAIAGSPGWSQTGGPWVEPKDGMKKLVWRELRVEGGQSFNKKLPEPYTTSGTFQNIPMSGEMALTGADAEHAPEYYQDVAVLAYRLPENDITLAQLNPKVSSSGGSFELVQLTDGDLATTQLLPVTKQGDYAWIQFEFPQAQTIRSISIVGGGVREQWGAVPPPDTRNLQASDNGKDFRDVCALPLGGVEQQTIAIPETTAKYFRINFQNPPASEFASLAAIFGGQTEEVKGTGIAEIVLSPITRINHAEEKAGFAAEFDLSEYPTPEANEAIDQSTVVDLTDNMSEDGTLNWDIPEGNWKIVRYGYSLTGKENHPASPEATGLEVDKIDGRAVRDYFNNYLDQYKDATGGLMGEKGLQYIITDSYEAGQMTWTPLMAQEFETRRGYNLIPWLPVLTGEIIESSEASEKFLWDWRKTIGEMIAEYHYDQLTDILAERGMARYTESHENGRLYLVDGMDAKRKAAVPMSAMWVPGGAGSALPMAQADIRESASVAHIYGKKYVAAESLTAMGLMGNAWSYCPENLKPTADLELANGLNRFVIHTSVHQPVDDKIPGLGLMIFGQWFNRHDTWSEQAKAWTDYLARSSYLLQQGNFVADVVYYYGEDNNITGLFGHQLPDIPKGYNFDFINPDALINLLAVEDGKLVTPSGMTYKILALDDNTKTMSLPVLRKLAKLANDGAIIVGSRPVQKAGLQGGEEEFKQLVDEIWNTGKSTVHENESMEQVLRSLNLNPDFSYYADSDLELLNVHRKVGNTDIYWVNNRSNNFESVKATFRVSGKKPEIWHPETGDKEDISYTIGNGMTTVTLDLTPNDAVFVVFDQATKEKQVELPKKVKEEVKTIEGPWDIAFQPDRGAPANATFEKLESYTENADKGIKYFSGTATYTNTFELADEDIQSGKLSVDLGDVKNLAEVTVNGKNLGVIWKKPFKIDISDVAQPGENTLEVKVINLWVNRLIGDLQPDATEKFTYTTMSFYQANSPLLSSGLLGPVKVIGSK
- a CDS encoding alpha/beta hydrolase-fold protein, which produces MQKYFYLTILLLFMSSGIVSAQFFIGGKIEYKTMPSKILNEDREYSIFLPKGYDENTDKSYPILYLLHGGGASHKEWPEQGKLVQVASQLIDSKEATEMIIVCPEANKTFMNYFNSPEWRYQDYFFEEMIPYIESNYRVIGDKKHRAIAGLSMGGGGTVVYAYSHPELFNVAFEMSGYLYRQDISSFVGPSNPTLDKMQQLVEDNNCVKLIRNADAEKVAALKTVNWFIDCGDDDFTFVPNMEFVLALKEKQIPYELRVRNGGHIWEYWHSALYIALPYISDCFREVE